Proteins found in one Coffea eugenioides isolate CCC68of chromosome 5, Ceug_1.0, whole genome shotgun sequence genomic segment:
- the LOC113771347 gene encoding nucleolar and coiled-body phosphoprotein 1-like: MVRIRGGSTSAGRSFRLRDEDIEIVDPPPVAPKKKKMTRGGKVKQTAQRKLVTPTAESSDEQMEGQISEGNIAGENEEPEQATQGDETVTRSSSKRKRTAKGKRTPQSKKKQSADPSVDQQNEENTTESQPTPEPSIRKSPRTRTETQNVGASATQTSKGTRSGKNPVSQPVPEPVPLPKFIDDEARDRFDTDSRRKLSYGRFLTPIFAHFEIPFSGKSPKDSVSSVFSKAYFERKNLKFFDGHWCYKETVAESRRKNLHETPVTPRTPHDQSGYVSPFTMHPRKSANGLMMTMTSAQQSSFLEKRNLLVPPIPETNETAHQKEPRSEPTGPTTGNETTPASSSQPKDKGKAPVTEEAYEDDDEETEEEEDPEQYRLTRRRPGSSKITI; encoded by the exons ATGGTTAGAATTAGGGGAGGATCTACTAGTGCCGGACGGTCTTTTAGGCTTAGggatgaagacattgaaattGTTGATCCACCTCCTGTGGcacctaaaaagaagaaaatgaccCGTGGTGGCAAAGTAAAGCAGACTGCCCAAAGAAAATTAGTTACTCCAACTGCTGAATCATCTGATGAACAAATGGAAGGGCAGATCTCTGAAGGGAACATTGCTGGTGAAAATGAGGAACCAGAGCAGGCTACCCAAGGTGATGAAACTGTCACAAGGTCTTctagtaaaagaaaaaggactGCAAAGGGGAAGAGAACTCCCCAATCCAAGAAAAAGCAATCTGCTGATCCCTCTGTTGATCAGCAGAATGAAGAAAACACTACTGAGAGTCAGCCAACACCTGAACCCTCCATTAGGAAGTCTCCAAGGACAAGGACTGAGACTCAAAATGTTGGTGCATCTGCCACTCAAACCTCAAAAGGGACACGTTCTGGGAAGAATCCAGTATCTCAGCCTGTACCTGAACCCGTTCCTCTACCAAAGTTCATCGATGATGAAgccagagacagatttga CACTGATAGTCGTAGGAAGCTTTCCTATGGCAGATTTCTGACCcctatttttgctcattttgAAATACCCTTTTCTGGCAAATCTCCAAAAGACAGTGTTTCATCAGTTTTctcaaaagcttattttgaaagaaagaacCTAAAATTTTTTGATGGTCATTGGTGCTACAAGGAGACTGTGGCCGAGTCTAGAAGAAAAAACTTGCATGAAACCCCTGTCACTCCTAGAACTCCCCATGATCAGTCAGGCTATGTTTCTCCTTTCACCATGCATCCTAGAAAGTCTGCCA atggtctcatgatgaccatgaccTCTGCCCAACAATCCTCTTTCCTTGAAAAAAGGAATCTTCTTGTGCCCCCTATACCTGAGACAAATGAGACTGCTCATCAGAAAGAACCAAGATCTGAGCCCACAGGGCCAACTACTGGTAATGAGACCACACCAGCTTCCAGTTCTCAGCCCaaggataaaggcaaggctccaGTAACTGAGGAAGcatatgaagatgatgatgaagaaactgaggaagaagaggacCCTGAACAGTATCGTCTGACCAGGAGGAGGCctggatcatctaaaatcacCATCTAG
- the LOC113771346 gene encoding uncharacterized protein LOC113771346, translating into MSLETWQIWKARNTVEFEDKERHPMKVITKAVMEWEEYLKSQQTEQQVSISETDIADAQEQRVFEDTNTLSISVHVGQHLEGLNMGIGIMAKNRLHQLSAVWLMKERSTGSPVLDNLVAIRLALCKLQERGCFSIKLQTPSLQVYKLLNCQVSCNMLLAAHIQDITDLSLMFTICSFEFQSANDSINCLSHKLSQQAMHLHFDEEFFDPQCFSRLL; encoded by the coding sequence ATACAGTAGAGTTCGAGGACAAAGAAAGACATCCAATGAAAGTGATTACAAAGGCAGTTATGGAATGGGAGGAATATTTGAAATCCCAACAGACTGAACAACAAGTGAGCATCTCAGAAACAGATATAGCTGATGCACAAGAGCAGAGGGTGTTTGAAGATACCAACACACTGTCCATTAGTGTACATGTGGGACAGCATCTCGAGGGTCTGAACATGGGAATCGGCATTATGGCAAAGAACAGATTGCATCAACTAAGTGCAGTGTGGCTGATGAAAGAAAGAAGCACCGGATCACCAGTATTGGACAACCTTGTGGCTATACGGTTGGCACTTTGCAAGCTTCAGGAACGTGGCTGCTTCAGTATCAAACTTCAGACACCAAGCCTACAGGTTTACAAGCTTCTCAACTGCCAAGTTTCATGCAACATGCTACTAGCAGCCCACATACAAGACATAACGGATCTTAGCTTAATGTTTACGATATGCTCATTTGAGTTTCAGTCCGCTAATGATAGCATTAATTGTCTCAGTCATAAACTGAGTCAGCAGGCAATGCATTTACATTTTGATGAGGAATTCTTCGATCCTCAGTGTTTCAGTAGACTTTTGTGA